The proteins below are encoded in one region of Pseudomonas ekonensis:
- a CDS encoding PLP-dependent cysteine synthase family protein, whose product MSDNRQWAREAIRIIEADFQRSADTHLIPLPLPGFAGIELYFKDESSHPTGSLKHRLARSLFLYALCNGWLKPGAPVIEASSGSTAISEAYFARMLGLPFIAVMPATTSKEKIAQIAFYGGQSHLVDDPTQIYAESERLAREHDGHFIDQFTYAERATDWRANNNIAESIFQQMRYEQHPTPAWLISSPGTGGTTATLGRYVRYRQHCTRVLCADAERSVFFDFYRTGDASLRLSHGSRIEGIGRPRVEASFLPKVIDAMVKVPDALSLAAMHYLAKRLGRHVGGSSGTNLIGALMAAQQMKAAGETGSIVAILCDGGERYADTYYDPAWLKAQGYELDGLVAAVAASAERGEALPESVLRANI is encoded by the coding sequence ATGAGCGACAACCGACAGTGGGCCCGCGAAGCCATCCGGATCATCGAAGCGGACTTCCAGCGCAGTGCCGACACCCACCTGATTCCCTTGCCGCTGCCGGGGTTTGCGGGCATCGAGCTGTACTTCAAGGACGAGTCGAGCCACCCCACCGGCAGCCTCAAGCACCGTCTGGCCCGTTCGCTGTTCCTTTACGCGTTGTGTAACGGCTGGCTGAAGCCCGGGGCGCCGGTGATCGAGGCGTCCAGCGGTTCGACGGCGATTTCGGAGGCGTATTTCGCCCGCATGCTGGGCCTGCCGTTCATCGCAGTGATGCCGGCGACCACGTCGAAGGAAAAGATCGCCCAGATCGCCTTCTACGGCGGCCAGAGCCATCTGGTGGACGATCCGACGCAGATCTACGCCGAGTCCGAGCGTCTGGCCCGCGAGCATGACGGCCACTTCATCGATCAGTTCACCTACGCCGAGCGCGCCACCGACTGGCGGGCGAACAACAACATCGCCGAGTCGATCTTCCAGCAGATGCGCTACGAGCAGCACCCGACGCCGGCCTGGCTGATCTCCAGCCCCGGCACCGGCGGCACCACCGCGACCCTGGGCCGTTACGTGCGCTACCGCCAGCATTGCACCCGCGTGCTGTGCGCCGATGCCGAGCGTTCGGTGTTCTTCGATTTCTACCGGACCGGCGACGCGAGTCTGCGCCTGAGCCACGGTTCGCGGATCGAGGGCATCGGCCGGCCACGGGTCGAGGCGTCGTTCCTGCCCAAGGTGATCGATGCGATGGTCAAGGTGCCGGACGCCCTGTCGCTGGCGGCCATGCATTACCTGGCCAAGCGTCTGGGACGGCATGTGGGCGGTTCGAGCGGCACCAACCTGATCGGCGCGCTGATGGCGGCCCAGCAGATGAAGGCGGCGGGGGAGACGGGGTCGATCGTGGCGATTCTGTGCGACGGCGGCGAGCGCTATGCCGACACCTATTACGACCCGGCCTGGCTCAAGGCCCAAGGATATGAACTGGACGGGCTGGTCGCGGCGGTGGCGGCAAGCGCCGAGCGGGGCGAGGCGCTGCCGGAATCGGTGCTGCGCGCCAACATCTGA